One window of the Pseudomonas knackmussii B13 genome contains the following:
- a CDS encoding EscU/YscU/HrcU family type III secretion system export apparatus switch protein, producing the protein MKSNKNRPRQAIALNYDGQSAPTLSAKGDAELAEAILAIAREHQVPIYENGELVKLLARLELGDAIPEALYRTMAEIIAFAWYLKGKSPAPRPGNQALLAGPSNLPVDPAAEQHH; encoded by the coding sequence ATGAAGAGCAACAAGAACCGCCCCCGCCAGGCCATTGCCCTGAACTACGACGGGCAGAGCGCACCGACCCTGAGCGCCAAGGGCGACGCCGAGCTGGCCGAGGCCATCCTGGCCATCGCCCGCGAGCATCAGGTGCCTATCTACGAGAACGGTGAGCTGGTCAAACTGCTGGCGCGCCTGGAGCTGGGCGACGCCATTCCGGAAGCGCTGTATCGCACCATGGCGGAAATCATCGCTTTCGCCTGGTACCTCAAGGGCAAGAGCCCCGCCCCGCGCCCAGGCAACCAGGCGCTGCTGGCCGGGCCTAGCAACCTGCCCGTCGACCCAGCGGCCGAGCAACATCACTGA
- the motD gene encoding flagellar motor protein MotD, whose product MARRPHREEHENHERWLVSYADFITLLFAFFVVMYSISSVNEGKYKILSETLTGVFNQPDRSIKPIPVGDDRPRTTQQPNDSMQQGGEDNVDGDPLTQIADAVRSQFGELIKSDQLSVRGNELWIEITLNSSLLFPSGDALPNDAAFTIIDKVAGILAPYRNPVHVEGFTDNVPIHNAQYPTNWELSAARAASIVRLLAQDGVAPSRLAAVGYGEFQPLADNATAEGRARNRRVVLVISRNLEVRRSVSGVGSARAQPDATLRQAGTQSAPQPVNEASATGAVKSPSPTPGG is encoded by the coding sequence ATGGCCCGTCGTCCCCACCGTGAGGAGCATGAGAATCACGAACGCTGGCTGGTGTCCTACGCGGACTTCATCACCCTGCTGTTCGCCTTCTTCGTGGTCATGTACTCGATTTCCTCGGTCAACGAGGGCAAGTACAAGATCCTCTCGGAAACCCTGACCGGCGTCTTCAACCAGCCGGACCGCTCGATCAAGCCGATCCCGGTTGGCGACGACCGCCCGCGCACCACCCAGCAGCCCAACGACAGCATGCAGCAGGGCGGTGAGGACAATGTCGACGGCGACCCGCTGACGCAGATTGCCGATGCGGTGCGCTCGCAATTCGGCGAGCTGATCAAGAGCGACCAGCTGAGCGTGCGCGGCAACGAGCTGTGGATCGAGATCACCCTCAATTCCAGCCTGCTGTTCCCCAGCGGCGACGCGCTGCCCAACGATGCGGCCTTTACCATCATCGACAAGGTCGCCGGAATTCTGGCGCCCTATCGCAACCCGGTGCACGTCGAAGGCTTCACCGACAACGTGCCCATCCACAACGCTCAATACCCCACCAACTGGGAATTGTCCGCCGCGCGCGCGGCGAGCATAGTGCGTCTTCTGGCGCAGGACGGCGTCGCGCCATCGCGTCTGGCAGCGGTGGGTTACGGCGAGTTCCAGCCGCTGGCCGACAACGCCACGGCCGAAGGCCGGGCGCGCAATCGCCGGGTGGTGCTGGTGATCTCCCGCAACCTGGAGGTGCGCCGCAGTGTCAGCGGTGTGGGTAGCGCCAGGGCACAGCCGGACGCGACTTTGCGGCAGGCTGGCACGCAATCTGCACCACAGCCTGTCAACGAGGCTTCCGCGACCGGTGCCGTCAAATCACCGTCGCCGACGCCGGGGGGCTGA
- a CDS encoding DUF2802 domain-containing protein — translation MWVAVALLVVACLALAGFSVWLLLGQRRQAALLVQQASQIAAQELRLKELAKRGEAYQRVNVRMGEELGELRKQVATLPERLARLEQRDPTSLSFSQAARLAGMGASAADLTQACGLSQAEADLIARLHRGGKVQE, via the coding sequence ATGTGGGTCGCGGTGGCGTTGCTGGTGGTCGCGTGCTTGGCGCTGGCGGGGTTCAGCGTCTGGCTGCTGCTTGGGCAGCGCCGCCAGGCTGCGTTGCTGGTCCAGCAGGCCTCGCAGATCGCAGCGCAAGAGCTGCGCCTGAAGGAACTGGCCAAGCGCGGCGAGGCCTACCAGCGGGTCAACGTGCGCATGGGCGAAGAGCTCGGCGAGCTGCGCAAGCAGGTCGCCACGCTGCCCGAGCGCCTGGCGCGCCTGGAGCAGCGCGATCCCACCAGCCTGTCCTTCAGCCAGGCCGCGCGCCTGGCCGGCATGGGCGCCTCGGCCGCCGACCTGACCCAGGCCTGCGGGCTCTCCCAGGCCGAAGCGGACCTGATCGCGCGCCTGCATCGGGGCGGCAAGGTCCAGGAGTAA
- a CDS encoding chemotaxis protein CheA, with translation MSFDADDEILQDFLVEAGEILEQLSEQLVELESRPDDMDLLNAIFRGFHTVKGGAGFLQLNALVECCHIAENVFDILRKGERRVSSELMDVVLQALDTVNVMFSQVRDNEEPTPASAELLAALSRLAEPGGDEEEAIAEVAAPVAAAEVEAPVAEPAAYGDITDAEFEQLLDALQPGAEAAAPVEQPAPASEAGSDEITDDEFEALLDQLHGKGKFSAASESAPAAAAPAAPAAPVSAEGDEITDDEFEALLDQLHGKGKFGAPAEGEVAAVAAAPAAPAAEAPAPAAGGDNITDDEFEALLDQLHGKGKFGDAPEGPVAAAAAPAPAPAKPAAVAKPKPAAAKPAESPRQASAPAPEKSANEAETTVRVDTARLDEIMNMVGELVLVRNRLVRLGSNSGDEAMAKAVANLDVVTADLQMSVMKTRMQPIKKVFGRFPSLVRDLARNLKKEINLELVGEETDLDKNLVEALADPLVHLVRNAVDHGIESPEEREGSGKPRGGRVVLSAEQEGDHILLSISDDGKGMDPDILRAKAVEKGLLDKDAADRLSESDCYNLIFAPGFSTKTEISDVSGRGVGMDVVKTKISQLNGIINIYSTKGQGSKIVIKVPLTLAIMPTLMVMLGSQAFAFPLVNVNEIFHLDLSKTNVVDGQEVVIVRDKALPLFYLKRWLVPSEAHEEQGEGHVVILSVGTQRIGFVVDQLVGQEEVVIKPLGKMLQGTPGMAGATITGDGRIALILDVPSMLKRYARRI, from the coding sequence ATGAGCTTCGACGCCGATGACGAAATCCTCCAGGACTTCCTGGTGGAGGCCGGCGAGATTCTCGAGCAACTGTCCGAGCAGCTGGTCGAGCTGGAAAGCCGACCCGATGACATGGACCTGCTCAATGCCATCTTCCGTGGTTTCCACACCGTCAAGGGTGGGGCAGGTTTCCTCCAGCTGAACGCGCTGGTGGAGTGCTGCCATATCGCCGAGAACGTCTTCGACATCCTGCGCAAGGGCGAACGCCGCGTCAGCTCCGAGCTGATGGACGTGGTCCTGCAGGCGTTGGATACGGTCAACGTCATGTTCAGCCAGGTGCGCGACAACGAGGAGCCGACTCCGGCCTCCGCCGAGTTGCTCGCCGCGCTGTCGCGCCTGGCCGAGCCGGGCGGTGACGAGGAAGAGGCCATTGCTGAAGTTGCTGCCCCCGTGGCCGCTGCCGAAGTCGAGGCTCCAGTTGCCGAGCCGGCCGCCTATGGCGACATCACCGATGCCGAGTTCGAGCAACTGCTCGATGCCCTGCAGCCGGGCGCCGAAGCGGCCGCGCCGGTCGAACAGCCGGCCCCGGCCAGCGAAGCCGGCAGTGACGAAATCACCGACGACGAGTTCGAAGCGCTGCTCGACCAGCTGCATGGCAAGGGCAAGTTCAGCGCTGCCAGTGAGTCGGCTCCGGCCGCTGCTGCGCCGGCGGCCCCGGCCGCGCCTGTCAGTGCCGAAGGCGACGAGATCACCGACGACGAGTTCGAAGCGCTGCTCGACCAGTTGCATGGCAAGGGCAAGTTCGGCGCCCCCGCCGAGGGCGAAGTGGCAGCGGTTGCTGCTGCGCCCGCCGCACCCGCCGCCGAAGCTCCCGCGCCGGCCGCCGGTGGCGACAACATCACCGACGACGAATTCGAGGCGCTGCTGGATCAGCTGCACGGCAAGGGCAAGTTCGGCGATGCGCCGGAAGGCCCGGTTGCTGCCGCCGCTGCTCCCGCTCCTGCGCCGGCCAAGCCGGCCGCCGTGGCCAAGCCCAAACCGGCTGCGGCCAAGCCTGCCGAGAGCCCGCGCCAGGCCAGCGCGCCGGCCCCGGAGAAGAGCGCCAACGAGGCCGAAACCACGGTGCGCGTGGACACCGCGCGCCTGGACGAGATCATGAACATGGTCGGCGAACTGGTGCTGGTGCGTAACCGCCTGGTGCGCCTGGGCAGCAACAGCGGCGACGAAGCCATGGCCAAGGCCGTGGCCAACCTCGACGTGGTCACCGCCGATCTGCAGATGTCGGTCATGAAGACCCGCATGCAGCCGATCAAGAAGGTCTTCGGCCGCTTCCCGAGCCTGGTCCGCGACCTTGCGCGCAACCTGAAGAAAGAAATCAACCTCGAGCTGGTGGGCGAGGAAACCGACCTCGACAAGAACCTGGTCGAGGCCCTCGCCGATCCGCTGGTGCACCTGGTGCGCAATGCCGTGGACCACGGCATCGAGTCGCCCGAGGAGCGCGAAGGCTCCGGCAAGCCGCGTGGCGGCCGGGTGGTGCTGTCGGCCGAGCAGGAAGGCGACCACATCCTGCTGTCCATCTCCGACGACGGCAAAGGCATGGACCCGGACATCCTCCGCGCCAAGGCGGTGGAGAAGGGCCTGCTGGACAAGGATGCCGCGGACCGCCTGAGCGAGTCGGATTGCTACAACCTGATCTTCGCCCCGGGCTTCTCGACCAAGACCGAGATCTCCGACGTCTCCGGCCGCGGTGTCGGCATGGACGTGGTGAAGACCAAGATTTCCCAGCTCAACGGCATCATCAACATCTACTCGACCAAGGGCCAGGGCTCGAAGATCGTCATCAAGGTCCCGCTGACCCTGGCGATCATGCCGACGCTGATGGTCATGCTCGGCAGCCAGGCCTTCGCCTTCCCGCTGGTCAACGTCAACGAGATCTTCCACCTCGACCTGTCCAAGACCAACGTGGTCGACGGCCAGGAAGTGGTGATCGTCCGCGACAAGGCGCTGCCGCTGTTCTACCTCAAGCGCTGGCTGGTTCCCAGCGAAGCGCATGAGGAACAGGGCGAGGGCCACGTGGTGATCCTTTCCGTGGGCACCCAGCGCATCGGCTTCGTGGTCGATCAGCTGGTCGGCCAGGAGGAAGTAGTGATCAAGCCGCTGGGCAAGATGCTGCAGGGCACGCCAGGCATGGCCGGTGCGACCATCACCGGCGACGGGCGCATCGCCCTGATCCTCGACGTACCGAGCATGCTCAAGCGCTACGCACGACGTATCTGA
- a CDS encoding CheW domain-containing protein, with the protein MSRSATATRPQLALQSYLDALLQEATFEDAFAEPEAPAPAPVQPTPVLVAPLTLVAEAPVVQPVAEPVVETPVVESVSLDEFEAAVLEEQVRDARLHAPRTEAPVVEPEVVVATPELPVEAEVIDLHVPGSAQMPAAPLALLDDGRPTWAAEPFECLLFDVAGLTLAVPLVCLGSIYPLAGKELTPLFGQPDWFLGILPGQAGNLKVLDTARWVMPERYREDYREGLQYVISVQGYEWGLAVHQVSRSVRLDPSEVKWRSQRVQRPWLAGTVIEQMCALLDVSALAGLIDSGAARNLGRG; encoded by the coding sequence ATGAGCCGTTCCGCTACCGCCACTCGCCCCCAGCTCGCGCTGCAGTCCTACCTGGACGCGCTGCTGCAGGAGGCCACATTCGAAGATGCCTTCGCCGAGCCCGAGGCTCCTGCGCCCGCGCCGGTACAGCCGACTCCGGTGCTCGTTGCGCCGCTGACCCTGGTTGCCGAAGCGCCTGTCGTGCAGCCGGTTGCAGAGCCGGTGGTCGAAACGCCGGTGGTCGAGAGCGTCAGCCTGGATGAGTTCGAGGCTGCGGTGCTCGAAGAGCAGGTGCGCGATGCGCGCCTGCACGCGCCGCGCACCGAAGCCCCGGTGGTCGAGCCCGAAGTGGTGGTTGCCACGCCGGAGCTGCCGGTCGAAGCCGAAGTCATCGATTTACACGTTCCGGGCAGTGCACAGATGCCGGCCGCGCCGCTGGCACTGCTCGACGACGGTCGCCCGACCTGGGCTGCCGAGCCCTTCGAGTGCCTGCTGTTCGACGTCGCCGGGCTGACCCTGGCGGTACCGCTGGTGTGCCTGGGCTCGATCTACCCGCTCGCCGGCAAGGAGCTGACGCCGCTGTTCGGTCAGCCGGACTGGTTCCTCGGCATCCTGCCCGGCCAGGCCGGCAACCTTAAGGTGCTCGACACCGCACGCTGGGTGATGCCCGAGCGCTACCGCGAGGACTATCGCGAAGGCTTGCAGTACGTGATTTCCGTGCAGGGCTACGAATGGGGCCTGGCGGTACACCAGGTCAGCCGCTCGGTGCGCCTGGACCCGTCCGAGGTGAAGTGGCGCAGCCAGCGCGTGCAGCGCCCGTGGCTGGCCGGCACGGTGATCGAACAGATGTGCGCGTTGCTCGATGTCTCGGCCCTCGCCGGGCTGATCGACAGCGGCGCTGCGCGCAACCTGGGGCGCGGCTGA
- a CDS encoding flagellar motor protein, which produces MDVLSLVGLILALVAIIGGNFLEGGHISALANGPAALIVVGGTLAAALLQTPVPVLKRALTMLRWVVLPPRVDLPGGINRVVGWSMTARKEGLLGLEVVADAERDPYARKGLQLLVDGVEPESIRSILEVDLFNQEGRDLQAAKVFEGMGGYAPTIGIIGAVMGLIHVMGNLADPSQLGSGIAVAFVATIYGVSFANLLLLPIGNKLKSIVMRQSSYREMLMEGLLSIAEGENPRSIELKLQGFLG; this is translated from the coding sequence ATGGATGTGCTCAGCCTGGTCGGCCTGATCCTCGCGCTGGTCGCCATCATTGGCGGCAACTTCCTCGAGGGTGGGCACATCAGTGCCCTGGCCAACGGCCCGGCGGCGCTCATCGTGGTCGGCGGCACCCTGGCGGCAGCTTTGCTGCAGACGCCGGTGCCGGTACTCAAGCGCGCCCTGACGATGCTGCGCTGGGTCGTGCTGCCGCCCAGGGTCGATCTGCCTGGCGGCATCAACCGCGTGGTCGGCTGGAGCATGACCGCGCGCAAGGAAGGCCTGCTGGGCCTGGAAGTGGTGGCCGACGCCGAGCGCGATCCTTACGCCCGTAAGGGCCTGCAACTGCTGGTCGACGGCGTCGAGCCCGAATCCATCCGCAGCATCCTCGAGGTCGACCTGTTCAACCAGGAAGGCCGTGACCTGCAGGCCGCGAAGGTATTCGAGGGCATGGGCGGTTACGCGCCGACCATCGGTATCATCGGCGCCGTCATGGGCTTGATCCACGTGATGGGCAACCTGGCCGACCCCAGTCAGCTCGGCAGCGGTATCGCCGTGGCCTTCGTCGCCACCATCTACGGTGTGAGCTTCGCCAACCTCTTGCTGCTGCCGATCGGCAACAAGCTCAAGAGCATCGTCATGCGCCAGTCGAGCTATCGGGAGATGCTCATGGAGGGGCTGCTGTCCATCGCCGAGGGCGAAAACCCACGCTCCATCGAATTGAAGCTGCAAGGCTTCCTCGGTTGA
- a CDS encoding protein-glutamate methylesterase/protein-glutamine glutaminase, producing MAVKVLVVDDSGFFRRRVSEILSGDPQIQVIGTATNGREAIDQALALKPDVITMDYEMPMMDGITAVRNIMQRCPTPVLMFSSLTHEGARVTLDALDAGAVDYLPKNFEDISRNPDKVRQMLCEKVHSIARANRRYASFHTTPATSTPPAASGGFSARPATAPAHAPAAPAAAATSAAPKRKPYRLVAIGTSTGGPVALQRVLTQLPANFPAPLVLIQHMPAAFTKAFAERLDKLCKITVKEAEDGDLLRPGVALLAPGGKQMMVDARGAVRILPGDERLNYKPCVDVTFGSASKAYADKVLAVVLTGMGADGREGARMLKQSGSQVWAQDEASCVIYGMPMAIAKAGLADAIYSLDDIGRHITEACA from the coding sequence ATGGCAGTCAAAGTCCTGGTGGTGGACGATTCGGGATTCTTCCGTCGCCGCGTCTCGGAAATCCTCTCCGGCGATCCGCAGATCCAGGTGATCGGCACGGCCACCAACGGCCGCGAGGCCATCGATCAGGCGCTGGCGCTCAAGCCCGACGTGATCACGATGGACTACGAGATGCCGATGATGGACGGCATCACCGCGGTGCGGAACATCATGCAGCGCTGCCCGACGCCGGTCCTGATGTTCTCCTCGCTGACCCACGAAGGCGCCCGCGTCACCCTCGACGCCCTGGACGCCGGCGCGGTGGACTACCTGCCGAAGAACTTCGAGGACATCTCGCGCAATCCGGACAAGGTGCGCCAGATGCTCTGCGAGAAGGTGCACAGCATCGCCCGCGCCAATCGTCGCTACGCCTCGTTCCACACCACGCCGGCGACCAGTACGCCGCCGGCGGCCAGCGGCGGGTTCTCCGCTCGGCCGGCCACGGCTCCTGCGCATGCGCCGGCTGCCCCGGCTGCTGCGGCGACCAGCGCCGCCCCAAAGCGTAAGCCCTACCGGCTGGTCGCCATCGGTACCTCCACCGGTGGGCCGGTGGCGCTGCAGCGGGTCCTGACCCAGCTGCCGGCCAACTTCCCCGCGCCCCTGGTGCTGATCCAGCACATGCCGGCGGCCTTCACCAAGGCTTTCGCCGAGCGCCTGGACAAGCTCTGCAAGATCACCGTCAAGGAAGCCGAGGACGGCGACCTGCTGCGTCCCGGCGTGGCCCTGCTGGCGCCAGGCGGCAAGCAGATGATGGTCGACGCGCGCGGCGCGGTGCGCATTCTTCCCGGCGACGAACGCCTGAACTACAAGCCCTGCGTCGATGTGACCTTCGGCTCGGCATCCAAGGCCTATGCCGACAAGGTACTGGCGGTGGTCTTGACCGGCATGGGCGCGGACGGCCGCGAAGGTGCGCGCATGCTCAAGCAGAGCGGCAGCCAGGTGTGGGCCCAGGACGAAGCCAGCTGCGTGATCTACGGCATGCCGATGGCCATCGCCAAGGCCGGCCTGGCCGACGCCATCTACAGCCTCGACGACATCGGCCGGCATATCACCGAGGCCTGCGCATGA
- the ccmA gene encoding cytochrome c biogenesis heme-transporting ATPase CcmA, producing the protein MTSPLLETVALACERDWRMLFERLDLRLGAGEMLQVVGPNGSGKTSLLRLLCGLMQPTDGEVRLNGKPLEHQRGELARSLLWIGHAAGIKGLLTAEENLAWLCALHQPADKASIWRALEAVGLRGFEDVPCHTLSAGQQRRVALARLYLDAPPLWILDEPFTALDKQGVAQLEEHLAQHCEKGGLVVLTTHHTLTRMPKGYRDLDLGQHARAMAGEGA; encoded by the coding sequence TTGACCAGTCCGCTTCTCGAAACCGTGGCGCTCGCCTGCGAGCGGGACTGGCGCATGCTCTTCGAGCGGCTCGACCTGCGCCTGGGCGCCGGCGAGATGCTGCAGGTAGTCGGCCCCAACGGCAGCGGCAAGACCAGCCTGCTGCGCCTGCTCTGCGGCCTGATGCAGCCCACCGACGGCGAAGTGCGACTCAACGGCAAACCCCTGGAACACCAACGCGGCGAACTGGCCCGCAGCCTGCTGTGGATCGGCCACGCCGCGGGCATCAAAGGGCTGCTGACCGCCGAGGAAAATCTCGCCTGGCTCTGCGCCCTGCATCAGCCGGCCGACAAAGCCTCGATCTGGCGAGCGCTGGAGGCGGTCGGCCTGCGCGGTTTCGAAGACGTTCCCTGTCACACCCTTTCTGCCGGCCAGCAGCGCCGCGTGGCACTGGCACGCCTATACCTGGACGCGCCGCCGCTGTGGATTCTCGATGAACCCTTCACCGCCCTCGACAAGCAAGGTGTCGCCCAGCTTGAGGAGCACCTGGCGCAACATTGCGAGAAGGGCGGTTTGGTGGTGCTGACCACGCACCACACGCTGACCCGCATGCCCAAGGGCTATCGCGACCTGGACCTCGGCCAGCACGCCCGGGCGATGGCGGGGGAGGGTGCATGA
- a CDS encoding ParA family protein, whose translation MKVWAVANQKGGVGKTTSSIALAGLLADAGKRVVVVDLDPHGSMTSYFGHDPDSLEHSVFDLFQHQGAVPEGLPQQLLLPTSHERIALLPSSTALATLERQSPGQNGLGLVISKALAQLWQEFDHAIIDSPPLLGVLMVNALAASQHLVIPVQTEFLALKGLERMVNTINMINRSRRQALPFSIVPTLFDRRTQASIGALRVLRDTYPETLWPAFIPVDTRLRDASRHGLVPSRHDANSRGVIAYRALLKHLLGQVPASQVA comes from the coding sequence ATGAAAGTCTGGGCGGTTGCCAATCAGAAGGGCGGCGTCGGCAAGACCACTTCGTCCATCGCCCTGGCCGGCCTGCTGGCCGATGCGGGCAAGCGCGTGGTGGTGGTCGACCTGGACCCGCATGGCTCCATGACCAGCTACTTCGGGCATGATCCGGATTCCCTCGAACACAGCGTGTTCGACCTGTTCCAGCACCAGGGCGCGGTGCCCGAGGGGCTGCCGCAGCAATTGCTGCTGCCGACCAGTCACGAACGCATTGCGCTGCTGCCGTCGAGCACTGCGCTGGCTACGCTGGAGCGCCAGTCGCCTGGGCAGAACGGCCTCGGCCTGGTGATCTCAAAGGCCTTGGCCCAGCTCTGGCAGGAATTCGACCATGCCATCATCGACAGCCCGCCGCTGCTCGGTGTGCTGATGGTCAACGCCCTGGCGGCCAGCCAGCACCTGGTGATCCCGGTGCAGACCGAGTTCCTCGCCCTGAAAGGCCTGGAGCGCATGGTCAACACCATCAACATGATCAACCGCTCGCGCCGCCAGGCCTTGCCGTTCAGCATCGTGCCGACCCTGTTCGACCGCCGTACCCAGGCGTCCATCGGTGCCCTGCGCGTGTTGCGCGACACCTATCCGGAAACCCTTTGGCCTGCGTTCATTCCGGTGGACACCCGCCTGCGCGATGCCAGCCGCCACGGCCTGGTGCCGTCGCGCCACGACGCCAACAGCCGCGGCGTGATCGCCTACCGCGCACTGCTCAAGCACCTGCTCGGTCAGGTGCCGGCGAGCCAGGTGGCCTGA
- a CDS encoding flagellar hook-length control protein FliK, with amino-acid sequence MPSEIGASRPLPILPQSRATLNAAELSFKLAQSIGDLLQPGQSAHAEVLAARQEPLNFQLLLRLTLASGQQALVVADSPQALPKGSSLTISALTGTSLAATLLSSTVQQLDESLPLTSLDLDQLPVGSLVQGKVLSSTPQGGTQAQPASYRVLLSLIGGALAGRVLDIDSSRPVRTGTLLSAQVQDSRALLFLPLAGRLDRLELNNQLGVQQARQASPEGLVSALQNLVKSGSDLPQPLRTAVEQLLAGLPDARQLSDPKGVAQALQQSGSFLEAHLLQGNGPQGSDYKANLLRLINQLLPDVGEGGPDTSPGLLANFANGAAANLARSLPAFVRNALGTLNQNGTPRVQGSDFPLPNRQFKQLEQEQEEDLETLLKLASAALARLQTHQLSSLVQSEPLPGGGQLNTWQLEIPMRHGDGVLPLQVRVQQEEGRSEREQEQPRESIWRLDLAFDLDPLGPLQVQAMLAPLGLSSQLWAERDNTVRLIDRELGHLRERLQNAGFTVRELCCHKGKPPQGMRTALEQRWVDEKA; translated from the coding sequence ATGCCGAGCGAGATTGGCGCCTCCCGCCCGCTCCCGATCCTGCCGCAATCGCGCGCCACACTGAACGCCGCGGAGCTTTCGTTCAAGCTCGCGCAGAGCATCGGCGACCTGCTCCAGCCGGGGCAAAGCGCCCACGCGGAAGTCCTCGCAGCCCGGCAGGAACCTCTGAATTTCCAGTTGCTGTTGCGCCTTACCCTGGCCAGCGGCCAACAGGCCCTGGTGGTTGCCGACAGCCCGCAAGCGCTGCCCAAGGGCAGCAGCCTGACCATCTCGGCCCTCACCGGCACCAGCCTTGCCGCCACGCTGCTCTCTTCCACCGTCCAACAGCTCGACGAAAGTCTGCCGCTGACCAGCCTGGACCTCGACCAATTGCCGGTCGGCAGCCTGGTACAGGGCAAGGTGCTGTCGAGTACGCCGCAGGGCGGCACGCAGGCGCAGCCGGCGAGCTACCGGGTGCTCCTCAGTCTGATCGGTGGCGCCTTGGCCGGGCGCGTTCTGGATATCGACTCAAGCCGCCCGGTGCGAACCGGCACCCTGCTGAGCGCGCAGGTGCAGGACAGCCGCGCCCTGCTCTTCCTGCCGCTGGCAGGCCGCCTCGACCGCCTCGAACTGAACAACCAGTTGGGCGTGCAGCAGGCCCGCCAGGCGTCTCCCGAAGGCCTGGTCAGCGCCCTGCAGAACCTGGTCAAAAGTGGCAGCGATCTGCCACAGCCACTGCGCACAGCCGTCGAGCAACTGCTTGCCGGCTTGCCCGACGCCCGCCAGCTCAGCGATCCCAAGGGCGTCGCCCAGGCGCTGCAGCAGAGCGGCAGCTTCCTCGAGGCGCACTTGCTGCAGGGCAATGGCCCCCAGGGAAGCGACTACAAGGCCAACCTGCTGCGGCTGATCAACCAGTTGCTGCCCGATGTCGGCGAAGGTGGCCCCGATACCAGTCCGGGCCTGCTGGCGAACTTCGCCAATGGCGCCGCCGCGAACCTGGCGCGTAGCCTGCCGGCCTTCGTCCGCAACGCCCTGGGCACCCTCAACCAGAACGGCACCCCGCGCGTGCAGGGCAGCGACTTCCCGCTACCGAACCGGCAATTCAAGCAGCTGGAACAGGAGCAGGAGGAAGACCTGGAAACCCTGCTCAAGCTTGCCAGCGCCGCCCTGGCCCGCCTGCAGACCCATCAACTGAGCAGCCTGGTACAGAGCGAGCCGTTGCCCGGCGGCGGCCAGCTCAACACCTGGCAGCTGGAAATCCCGATGCGCCACGGCGACGGCGTCTTGCCGCTGCAAGTGCGCGTCCAGCAGGAAGAAGGGCGTAGCGAGCGCGAGCAGGAGCAACCTCGCGAGAGCATCTGGCGCCTGGACCTGGCCTTCGACCTCGACCCGCTCGGGCCGCTGCAGGTGCAAGCGATGCTGGCGCCGCTGGGCCTGAGCAGCCAGCTGTGGGCGGAGCGCGATAACACCGTGCGCCTGATCGACCGGGAGTTGGGACACCTGCGCGAACGCCTGCAGAACGCCGGCTTCACGGTGCGCGAATTGTGCTGCCACAAGGGCAAGCCGCCGCAGGGAATGCGCACGGCATTGGAACAACGCTGGGTGGACGAAAAGGCATGA
- a CDS encoding chemotaxis protein CheW: protein MNKTSAQGAEDPILQWVTFRLDNETYGINVMQVQEVLRYTEIAPVPGAPSYVLGIINLRGNVVTVIDTRQRFGLDPAPVSDNTRIVIIEADKQVVGILVDSVAEVVYLRQSEIETAPNVGNDESAKFIQGVCNKNGELLILVELDKMMTEEEWSELESI from the coding sequence ATGAACAAGACGTCAGCGCAAGGTGCCGAAGATCCGATTCTGCAGTGGGTCACCTTCCGCCTGGACAACGAAACCTATGGCATCAACGTGATGCAGGTCCAGGAAGTGTTGCGCTACACCGAGATCGCTCCGGTGCCGGGCGCGCCCAGCTACGTGCTGGGGATCATCAACCTGCGCGGCAACGTGGTCACCGTGATCGACACCCGCCAGCGCTTCGGCCTGGATCCGGCGCCGGTCTCGGACAACACCCGCATCGTCATCATCGAGGCGGACAAGCAGGTGGTCGGCATCCTGGTCGATAGCGTCGCCGAAGTCGTCTACCTGCGTCAGTCGGAAATCGAGACCGCGCCCAACGTCGGCAACGACGAGTCGGCGAAGTTCATCCAGGGCGTCTGCAACAAGAACGGCGAGCTGCTGATCCTGGTCGAACTCGACAAGATGATGACCGAGGAAGAGTGGTCGGAGCTGGAGAGCATCTGA